A portion of the Lolium rigidum isolate FL_2022 chromosome 1, APGP_CSIRO_Lrig_0.1, whole genome shotgun sequence genome contains these proteins:
- the LOC124678015 gene encoding uncharacterized protein LOC124678015 codes for MSVRIKAVVDRFVKELKEALDADIQDRVMKEREMQSYIEEREREVAEREAAWKAELSRREAEIARQEARLKVERENLEKEKSVLMGTASNQDNQDGALEITVSGEKYRCLRFSKAKK; via the exons ATGTCGGTGCGGATAAAGGCGGTGGTTGACAGGTTCGTGAAGGAGCTCAAGGAGGCGCTGGACGCGGACATCCAGGACCGCGTCATGAAGGAGCGCGAGATGCAGAGCTACATCGAGGAGCGCGAGCGCGAGGTCGCCGAACGGGAGGCCGCGTGGAAGGCCGAGCTCTCCCGCCGCGAG GCTGAAATTGCGCGACAGGAGGCAAGGCTGAAAGTGGAAAGGGAGAACCTGGAGAAAGAAAAGAGCGTCCTGATGGGAACTGCTTCAAATCAGGACAACCAAGATGGTGCACTCGAGATCACCGTGAGTGGCGAAAAGTATAGGTGCCTCCGCTTCTCCAAGGCGAAGAAGTGA
- the LOC124678021 gene encoding uncharacterized protein LOC124678021, whose protein sequence is MVVRRRKMSVRIKALDADIQDPVMTEREMQSYIEEREVAGWEAAWKTELSRRKAEIARQEARLKVDRENLEKEKSLLMGTASNQDNQDGALENPRIASIIKQLGRPSCRCPLAPNNKPEISVGTAITTSTTRR, encoded by the exons ATGGTCGTGAGGCGCAGGAAGATGTCGGTGCGGATAAAGGCGCTGGACGCGGACATCCAGGACCCCGTCATGACGGAGCGTGAGATGCAGAGCTACATAGAGGAGCGCGAGGTCGCCGGATGGGAGGCCGCGTGGAAGACCGAGCTCTCCCGCCGCAAG GCTGAGATTGCACGGCAAGAGGCAAGGCTGAAAGTAGACAGGGAGAacctagagaaagagaaaagcCTCCTGATGGGAACTGCTTCAAATCAGGACAACCAAGATGGTGCACTTGAGAACCCAAGGATCGCCTCCATTATTAAGCAGCTCGGCAGGCCCTCATGCCGCTGCCCGCTGGCTCCCAACAATAAACCAGAGATCTCAGTGGGCACCGCTATCACAACCAGCACCACACGGAGATGA
- the LOC124649197 gene encoding pentatricopeptide repeat-containing protein At2g03880, mitochondrial-like translates to MRSLLKRLSCLAGPCRRRGRRCLHSSPHPLLPTFSRLCDDGTLPAAIALLPDLAAAGVRADPISLCRLIKLCVRHGTASDGRLIHGHVSSAANTGGGAPHTSLFVSNSLVSMYAKFGLLDDALDLFGTMPERNVVSWTTVISALASAGGRKQEALSFLVDMQRDGVAPNSYTYSSVLGACGTPLVLAAVHASILKVGLDSDVFVRSSLIDAYMKLGDLHSGRSVFDEMVTRDLVVWNSIIAGFAQSGDGVGAVELFTRMKGSGFSANQGTLTSVLRACTGMVMLEVGMQVHAHVLKYDRDLILHNALLDMYCKCGSLQDADALFRRMPARDVISWSTMVSGLAQNGRSTEALKVFDLMRSEGPAPNRITMVGVLFACSHAGLVEDGWHYFRSMEKLFGIQPEREHFNCMVDLLGRAAKLDEAVKFISEMNFEPDLVIWRTLLGACRMHKNGNLAAYAAREILKLEPEDQGARILLSNTYADLRQWTDAEKSWKAMRNQGAKKEPGRSWIELGKQVHVFIAGEFSHPCSAGIVQELNRLVRRVTDLGYVPQTEFVLQDLESEQKEDLLKYHSEKLAVAFGTMNSMEGKPVRIMKNLRICGDCHSFVKLVSKSEGKVIIIRDPVRFHHFQDGVCSCGDYW, encoded by the coding sequence ATGAGATCACTGCTCAAACGGCTGTCGTGTCTCGCCGGGCCTTGTCGCCGTCGAGGTCGCCGCTGCCTCCACTCCAGCCCTCACCCTCTCCTCCCCACCTTCTCCCGCCTCTGCGACGATGGCACCCTCCCCGCCGCGATCGCGCTGCTCCCGGACCTCGCCGCGGCCGGCGTCCGCGCGGACCCCATCTCCCTCTGCCGCCTCATCAAGCTCTGCGTCCGCCACGGCACGGCCAGCGATGGCCGCCTCATCCACGGCCATGTATCCAGCGCCGCCAACACTGGAGGAGGAGCGCCCCACACCAGCCTCTTCGTCTCCAACTCCCTCGTCTCCATGTACGCCAAGTTCGGCCTGCTCGACGACGCGCTCGACCTGTTCGGCACAATGCCCGAGAGGAACGTCGTCTCGTGGACAACTGTCATTTCAGCGCTGGCCAGTGCCGGCGGGAGGAAGCAGGAGGCGCTGAGTTTTCTCGTGGACATGCAGAGGGACGGAGTGGCTCCCAACAGCTACACCTACTCGAGCGTCCTCGGGGCCTGCGGCACGCCCTTGGTGCTGGCCGCCGTGCACGCGAGCATTCTCAAGGTCGGGCTGGACTCGGACGTGTTCGTGCGGAGCTCCCTCATCGACGCCTACATGAAGCTCGGGGATTTACACAGCGGCCGCAGTGTCTTTGACGAGATGGTGACCCGTGATTTGGTCGTGTGGAACTCGATCATCGCGGGGTTCGCGCAGAGCGGCGACGGCGTCGGGGCGGTAGAGCTGTTCACGAGGATGAAGGGGTCCGGATTCTCGGCCAACCAAGGCACCCTCACCAGCGTCCTCCGCGCGTGCACCGGTATGGTCATGCTCGAGGTGGGAATGCAGGTCCACGCTCACGTGCTCAAGTACGACAGGGACTTGATCCTGCACAATGCGCTTCTCGACATGTACTGCAAGTGCGGGAGCCTGCAGGATGCGGACGCCTTGTTCAGAAGAATGCCTGCTAGGGATGTGATCTCATggagcaccatggtctccggTTTGGCGCAGAACGGGAGAAGCACCGAGGCGCTGAAAGTTTTCGACCTCATGCGGTCCGAAGGGCCTGCGCCGAACCGCATAACCATGGTTGGAGTTCTGTTTGCGTGCAGCCATGCCGGTTTGGTGGAAGATGGTTGGCACTACTTTAGGTCGATGGAGAAGCTCTTTGGCATTCAGCCTGAGAGGGAACACTTCAACTGTATGGTTGATCTCCTTGGCCGGGCAGCGAAGCTTGACGAAGCGGTGAAGTTTATCAGCGAGATGAACTTCGAGCCGGACTTGGTCATATGGAGGACCCTTCTTGGGGCGTGCAGGATGCACAAAAACGGCAACCTTGCAGCATATGCAGCGAGAGAGATCCTTAAACTTGAGCCTGAAGACCAGGGTGCACGCATATTGTTGTCAAATACATATGCTGACTTGCGACAATGGACAGATGCCGAGAAGTCATGGAAGGCGATGAGAAACCAAGGGGCCAAAAAGGAGCCAGGGCGAAGCTGGATCGAGCTGGGGAAACAGGTCCATGTGTTCATTGCTGGTGAATTTTCACACCCATGCTCAGCTGGTATAGTTCAGGAACTGAACCGGCTAGTAAGGCGGGTCACGGACCTCGGGTACGTCCCACAGACAGAGTTTGTGCTGCAGGATCTTGAGAGTGAGCAGAAGGAAGATCTGCTGAAATATCACAGCGAGAAATTAGCCGTCGCATTTGGGACAATGAACTCAATGGAAGGGAAGCCTGTAAGGATCATGAAGAACCTCAGGATCTGTGGTGACTGTCACTCATTCGTGAAGCTCGTCTCCAAGAGTGAAGGCAAGGTGATCATCATCAGGGACCCTGTTCGGTTCCACCATTTCCAGGATGGAGTTTGCTCCTGTGGCGACTACTGGTAG